A single Drosophila ananassae strain 14024-0371.13 chromosome 3L, ASM1763931v2, whole genome shotgun sequence DNA region contains:
- the LOC26515282 gene encoding uncharacterized protein LOC26515282, producing the protein MQTLRSVWLLGFILLIGPSLVRSQIYSLPEVGNCVNIYLNAISDITGKIMGLLHDLVKCVKLVTTFNVEALDYSSFKNVVNEFMVKLTSLPVCPLDSFEALRALLKPHMKIIKSYKCSYLGVPAKCIPKTPKASKGLEAFQL; encoded by the exons ATGCAGACTTTAAGATCGGTGTGGCTCTTGGGGTTTATTTTG CTAATAGGACCCAGCTTGGTGCGATCTCAGATATATAGTCTTCCAGAGGTTGGCAACTGTGTGAATATTTACTTGAATGCCATTTCGGACATCACCGGCAAGATAATGGGTCTCCTCCACGACTTGGTCAAGTGCGTCAAATTGGTCACCACTTTCAACGTGGAGGCTCTCGACTATAGCTCTTTCAAAAATGTGGTTAACGAGTTCATGGTAAAGCTCACATCCTTGCCAGTCTGTCCCTTGGACAGTTTCGAAGCCCTGAGGGCGCTATTGAAGCCTCATATGAAAATTATCAAATCCTACAAGTGCTCCTACTTGGGAGTTCCAGCAAAATGTATTCCTAAAACTCCGAAAGCATCAAAAGGACTTGAGGCCTTTCAATTGTGA
- the LOC26513697 gene encoding accessory gland protein Acp62F, whose translation MMCSSFLLLLLPAIYFPALMAESLPLETILGHDKNPDPTREKYIWNPFPGNCGLNASMVPCAGVCPETCSFKSEKCPQYCGVNCECIDGYVFSESLLKCILRQDCPINIPQQVVETYRVFQ comes from the coding sequence ATGATGTGCTCCAGCtttctgctcctgctgctgccaGCTATATACTTTCCAGCATTGATGGCCGAAAGCTTGCCTTTGGAAACAATTTTGGGCCACGATAAAAACCCGGATCCGACTCGGGAAAAGTATATTTGGAATCCGTTTCCGGGCAACTGTGGCCTCAATGCCAGCATGGTGCCTTGTGCCGGGGTCTGCCCAGAAACGTGCAGCTTTAAGTCCGAGAAGTGTCCTCAGTACTGCGGCGTCAATTGTGAATGTATTGATGGTTATGTTTTCAGCGAAAGCCTATTGAAGTGCATTCTGCGACAGGACTGCCCCATTAACATACCGCAACAAGTTGTGGAAACGTACCGGGTCTTCCAGTAG
- the LOC6496290 gene encoding uncharacterized protein LOC6496290: MGRNQVFAVVCSLLALGTLVPVEALIDLKKAGECVQLVIQAASAGALVAIPTVRTAAQCAEYKAAKNTDLDANGLLLIAFGFLGKVAQAPKCLVAVIKTYNDLITPFVTKLNDLKCI, from the exons ATGGGTCGCAACCAAGTCTTCGCCGTTGTCTGCAGCCTGTTG GCTCTGGGTACCTTAGTCCCTGTTGAGGCATTGATAGATCTCAAGAAGGCGGGAGAGTGCGTTCAACTCGTCATCCAGGCCGCTTCCGCCGGAGCTTTGGTCGCGATTCCAACTGTCCGGACCGCTGCCCAATGCGCCGAATATAAGGCCGCTAAGAACACTGACCTGGATGCTAACGGACTGCTTCTGATTGCCTTCGGCTTCCTTGGCAAAGTGGCCCAAGCCCCGAAATGCCTTGTTGCCGTAATAAAGACCTACAACGACTTGATTACGCCATTCGTTACCAAGTTAAATGACTTGAAATGCATATAA
- the LOC6494269 gene encoding uncharacterized protein LOC6494269, which yields MAVQFYLVLMILRTVSADGEPTESDDTAKDPDEATPITWPTDVPSDTNTTKQPDETWPAGLPTNIPMPTLMYPHVPARTNNPLDALLDEEEYRVTTPKSNVSFTQVVWNTKPGIYIKDHEAEIAHWRKPLAENELIRDPFYFGCCHNSTNVGCAGVCPETCEYRSKYCVALCGPPCRCKRGFVYHISEKACRLRSECDKSLVQSKFGIYRVFL from the coding sequence ATGGCTGTCCAGTTTTATTTAGTTCTTATGATTTTAAGAACAGTCTCCGCAGATGGAGAGCCCACTGAAAGCGATGACACGGCCAAAGACCCAGATGAAGCAACCCCAATCACATGGCCCACCGACGTACCGAGTGATACAAACACCACCAAGCAACCTGATGAAACGTGGCCCGCGGGATTACCCACCAATATACCGATGCCCACATTGATGTACCCACATGTCCCAGCCCGGACTAATAACCCTTTGGATGCTCTGCTCGATGAAGAAGAATATCGTGTGACAACGCCGAAATCAAATGTCAGCTTCACTCAAGTAGTGTGGAACACAAAGccaggaatatatataaaggATCACGAAGCCGAAATAGCCCACTGGCGGAAGCCTCTGGCGGAGAACGAACTGATCAGAGATCCGTTTTACTTCGGCTGCTGTCACAACTCTACGAACGTGGGATGTGCCGGCGTCTGCCCAGAAACCTGTGAGTACCGCTCCAAGTACTGTGTAGCGCTCTGCGGCCCGCCCTGCCGCTGCAAACGAGGCTTTGTCTATCACATTTCGGAAAAGGCCTGCAGACTGCGGTCCGAGTGCGACAAGTCGTTAGTGCAGAGCAAGTTCGGTATCTACCGGGTGTTCTTGTGA
- the LOC6496292 gene encoding uncharacterized protein LOC6496292 → MGVIKSMFLLSLLAISFVPRETEAQAVLKPEWSRLAKCGQVAVEVLSSLATKTIPTIYQLKKCSGFVAIDAPNGRMRITWYLRNIYEFGKSLVIDQPKCVEKLLTSVALLVKPYAEQIAELACLDEDDFII, encoded by the exons ATGGGCGTCATAAAGTCGATGTTTCTCCTAAGCCTCTTGGCT ATCTCCTTTGTCCCGCGAGAAACTGAGGCTCAGGCCGTCCTTAAGCCTGAGTGGAGCAGGTTGGCCAAATGCGGCCAGGTGGCGGTCGAGGTGCTCTCGAGTCTGGCGACCAAAACTATTCCCACCATCTATCAACTGAAGAAATGCTCTGGATTCGTTGCCATAGACGCTCCCAATGGCAGGATGAGGATAACGTGGTATCTGAGAAACATTTACGAGTTCGGCAAGAGTTTGGTTATCGACCAGCCCAAGTGCGTCGAGAAGCTTCTAACTTCAGTTGCCCTTCTTGTTAAGCCTTATGCCGAGCAGATCGCCGAATTGGCTTGCTTGGATGAGgatgattttattatttaa
- the LOC6496291 gene encoding accessory gland protein Acp53Ea yields the protein MKLLKISLLLSLLALAFVPQSSAASWEKFLSCSRQGAQAAASLIRESIPALRSLLICIDYAPPTSPRRSYLRSLKISYEMLRRGAFEKPNCIIEPLRGAANILKPFVKQIEILKCLDE from the exons ATGAAACTTTTAAAGATCTCCCTTTTGCTGAGCTTGCTGGCT CTGGCATTTGTGCCCCAATCCAGTGCTGCTAGTTGGGAAAAGTTCTTAAGCTGCAGCAGACAGGGCGCCCAGGCTGCTGCCAGTCTTATCCGGGAGTCCATCCCAGCGCTTCGATCTCTGTTGATTTGCATTGATTATGCCCCACCCACGAGTCCCAGACGCTCTTACCTGAGGAGCCTAAAAATTAGCTATGAGATGCTGCGACGAGGCGCCTTCGAGAAGCCCAACTGCATAATAGAGCCGTTGAGGGGCGCTGCCAATATCTTGAAGCCATTTGTAAAGCAGATCGAAATCCTTAAATGCCTAGACGAATAA
- the LOC6496293 gene encoding uncharacterized protein LOC6496293 → MHLIKVAFLLSFLALCLQPQVDAALSYRTEKYLRCLEVVADAGAIMIENSVTAVRALSECVEFEPKIKLTGSILRYIKLAHQFLKRAIYDKQVCLIRTVTTAVNLVRPLVAKFDSLNCFDE, encoded by the exons ATGCATTTGATTAAGGTCGCTTTTTTGCTGAGCTTCTTGGCT CTCTGCCTACAACCCCAAGTCGACGCCGCCCTGAGCTATCGTACGGAAAAGTATCTTCGGTGCCTGGAGGTGGTGGCCGATGCGGGTGCCATTATGATTGAAAATTCGGTGACGGCGGTCAGGGCCCTGTCGGAATGTGTGGAGTTCGAGCCCAAAATCAAGTTAACTGGAAGTATTCTCAGATACATCAAGTTGGCCCATCAGTTCCTTAAGAGGGCGATCTATGACAAACAGGTCTGTCTGATCCGGACAGTTACCACGGCCGTCAATTTGGTAAGACCATTGGTGGCCAAGTTCGATAGCCTTAACTGCTTTGATGAATAA